A genomic segment from Oncorhynchus clarkii lewisi isolate Uvic-CL-2024 chromosome 12, UVic_Ocla_1.0, whole genome shotgun sequence encodes:
- the LOC139421787 gene encoding NLR family CARD domain-containing protein 3-like, producing the protein MNQKELADTLEKNELAVICQRELKSNLKKKFQCVFEGIAKQGNPTLLNKIYTELYITEGGTGEVNNEHELRQIETTTRKQARQETAIKCNDIFKPLTVQDKLIRTVLTKGVAGIGKTVSVQKFILDWAEGKANQDVQFVFSFPFRELNLMKGEKHTLIELLNYFSMETKESRISNYDKYKVLFIFDGLDECRLPLDFQNNKICCDVTESTSVDVLLTNLIKGNLLSSALLWITTRPAAANKIPSECVDQVTEVRGFNDPQKEEYFRKRFSDEDLASRIISHIKTSRSLHIMCHIPVFCWISAIVLEHMLKHKREEMPKTLTEMYTHLVVFHTIKKNEKYLGKEETGPHWNKESILSLGKLAFQQLVNGNLIFYEEDLKDAGIDVNEASVYSGLCTQLFKEECGLYQDKVYCFVHLSIQEFLAAVYVFLSFSNNNENLMCKPQSTSRNFYLRIRQKIKVTVYKSAVDKALQSETGNLDLFLRFLLGLSLESNQKHLRGLLTTTRGISQSHEETVKYIKKKIRENPSPERCINLFHCLNELNDHSLVEEIQSYLSSGSLSEAKLSPSQWSALVFVLLSSEKELDVFDLKKYSRSEEGLLRLLPVVKASRAALLSGCGVTDKGCASLVSALKSNPSHLRELDLSNNDLKDSGVKLLSDGLGNPHCKLETLRLSGCLVTEEGCVSLVSALKSNPSHLRELDLSYNHPGDSGVRLLSAGLEDPHCRLEKLNVEHGGEYAMKPGLRKYACDLTLDPNTVNRLLSLSEENRKVTCRRQERRYPVHPDRFEDCEQVLCSEGLTGRCYWEVEWSGGGAVMGVTYKGIKRRGEGIDCGIGYNDKSWSLVCSDCSYKACHNNNHTTIDVHSSSSHRVGVYLDWPAGTLSFYRVSSDTLTHLYTFYTTFTEPLYPGFRVYDVTSSVSLCQVVTVSNTT; encoded by the exons ATGAACTTGCTGTGATTTGCCAACGTgaactcaaatctaatctaaagaagaagtttcaatgtgtatttgaggggatcgctaaacaaggaaacccaacacttctcaataagatctacacagagctctacatcacagagggtggaacaggagaggtcaataatgaacatgagctgagacagattgagacaacaaccaggaaacaagCAAGACAAGAGACTGCAATCAAATGTAACGACATCTTCAAACCTTTAACTGTACAAGACAAACttatcagaactgtgctgacaaagggagtcgctggcattggaaaaacagtctctgtgcagaagttcattctggactgggctgaaggaaaagcaaatcaggatgtccaatttgtattttcattcccTTTTCGGGAGCTGAATTTGATGAAAGGGGAAAAACACACTTTGATTGAACTTCTCAATTACTTCTCAATGGAAACTAAAGAATCAAGAATCTCCAACTACGACAAGTAcaaagttctgttcatctttgatggtctggatgagtgtCGACTGCCCCTAGACTTCCAGAACAACAAGATCTGTTGTGACGTCACAGagtcaacctcagtggatgttctgctgacaaatctcatcaagggaaacctgctttcctctgctctcctctggataactacccgacctgcagcagccaataagatcccttcagagtgtgttgaccaggtgacagaggtacgagggttcaatgacccacagaaggaggagtacttcaggaagagattcagtgatgaggacctggccagcagaatcatctcacacataaagacatcaaggagcctccacatcatgtgccacattccagtcttTTGTTGGATATCTGCAATAGTGCTTGaacacatgctgaaacataagagagaagagatgcccaagactctgactgagatgtacacacaccttgtggtGTTTCATACTATAAAGAAGAACGAAAAGTATCttgggaaagaagagacaggtccacactggaataaagagagcattctgtcactgggaaaactggcttttcaacagcttgtgaatggcaatctgattttctatgaagaagacctgaaagaTGCTGGTATTGATGTCAATGAAGCCTCAGTGTACTCAGGATTGTGCACACAGctctttaaagaggaatgtgggctgtaccaggacaaggtgtactgcttcgtgcatctgagcattcaggagtttctggctgctgtatatgTGTTCCTTTCATTCAGCAACAACAATGAGAATCTAATGTGCAAACCTCAATCAACGTCCAGGAACTTTTATCTGAGGATCAGACAGAAAATTAAAGTCACTGTCTACAAGAGTGCTGTGGATAAAGCCTTACAAAGTGAGACAGgaaacctggaccttttcctccgcttccttctgggtctctcactggagtccaatcagaagcaCTTACGAGGTCTACTGACAACAACAAGAGGCATCTCACAGAGCCATGAAGAAACAGTCAAGTACATCAAGAAGAAGATCAGGGAGAATCCCTCTCCAGAGAGGtgcatcaatctgttccactgcctgaatgaactgaatgaccattctctagtggaggagatccaaagcTACCTGAGCTCAGGAAGTCTCTCAGAAGCCAAACTCTCACCTTcacagtggtcagctctggtctttgtgttgctgtcttcagaaaaggagctggatgtgtttgacctgaagaaatactccagatcagaggaaggtcttctgaggctgctgccagtggtcaaagcctccagagCTGCTCT gctgtcaggctgtggagTCACGGAcaaaggctgtgcttctctggtctcagctctgaagtcaaacccctcacacctgagagagctggacctgagtaacaatgacctgaaggattcaggagtgaagctgctctctgatggactggggaatccccactgtaaactggagactctgag gctgtcaggctgtctagtcacagaggaaggctgtgtttctctggtctcagctctgaagtcaaacccctcacacctgagagagctggacctgagctacaatcacccaggagactcaggagtcagactgctctctgctggactggaggatccacactgcaggctggagaaactcaa tgtggaacatggtggagagTACGCAATGAAACCTGGCcttagaaaat atgcctgtgatctcacactggacccgaacacagtaaacagactcctctctctgtctgaggagaacagaaaggtgacatgTAGGAGACAGGAGCGACGGTATCCTGTTCACCCAGATAGATTTGAGGACTGTGAACAGGTGCTGTGTAGCGAGGGTCTGactgggcgctgttactgggaggtagagtggagtgggggaggggctgttatgggagtgacatataaaggaatcaaaaggagaggagagggcattgACTGTGGGATTGGATAcaatgacaagtcctggagtctggtctgcTCTGACTGCAGTTACAAGGCCTGTCACAATAATAATCACACTACCATAGACGTCCACTCATCCAGCtcccacagagtaggagtgtatctggactggccagccggcactctgtccttctacagagtctcctctgacacactgacccacctgtACACATTCTACACCACATTCAccgagcccctctatccaggtttTAGGGTTTATGATGTTACCTCCTCAGTGTCCCTTTGTCAAGTGGTCACTGTGTCAAACACAACATGA